The Apium graveolens cultivar Ventura chromosome 3, ASM990537v1, whole genome shotgun sequence sequence TATATAAGAATATGATGAAATATCGAAAAAATATATTCCAAACTAAATATTTAATGACGGGAACAAGCTGGAAAGGAAAAGTAGAACACCCACACAACTAGACAAGTATTAAAAAAAATACCCACTGTTATATATATAGAGtatctgaaaatatttaaaacataTAATCTGGACATATAATATTTGGGAAAATTGTTTCCAACGTCCCTGAAATATAGGCACTTTTTTTTCTAGGTCCTAAACTTTAAAtgtaaatttataaataattcaaCGTTTGATTTTTCCTCATCGCAATCTTTCCGTTATAATCAAATTGACGCCGTTAGTTTTTCTTGACGTGGCAAAGTTCTCAAGAACATTCTTGAAGTTCCGGAGAATCAGAGCCAACTTTGAAGGTGATTCCGATGTCCAAATTcgaagcttgagtaaccaaaatgctCACTTTTCAATCCCCTACGAATCTAAACCATCAAAATTCAGTTTgggaatttttttatttttgactGAAATTAGGTTTTTGATTCGATTAGTTTTTCAGTGATTTTGACGATGTAGATGGATAGGGTATTTAAAAACGAGCgatttggttactcaagctttgagTTTGGAAACCGGAATCATCTTCAAAGTTTCCTTTGATTCTTCGGAACTAAGGGCGTCATTCTGATTTTAGCGGAAGGACTGCGATGAGAAAAAATCAAAAGTTAAATtacatatatatttacatttaTAGTTTAGGGACCTAGAAAAAAAGTGGCTATAGTTCAAGGACGTGAGAATTAATTTTCCCAATAATATTTCTCTAAAAAAACATGATAAAGATCCATGgcatttttacaaaaaaaaaaagTGGTCACGCACCTTTCCAACACAATTAGATACCCAAGGACAATGATGGTCAAATTGTTCAACACAGCGATCACATGTGGAACAATGCTTCGCACGAAGAGGACGTACAATCTTGCAAAAAGAAAATACCAATTATCAATAATTCCACATTTTATAAATCAAGCAAAAAGAAAGTAAACTTTTCTTTGACCCTGGTATAGAACAAGAACAAGATAACACCTTGCAAGTTGGACAGAGCAAAGACCAATTGCCAGCCAGCAACGCAGGATTGCCAATTTCAATCTTAATCAAGGGTTCCTAGAAagtaaaatcaaattaaaaattattataagaGTTTTAGGCAAAGCATAATTACAAAGAAAAAGCATGACAAAAAAAGATTTACTTGGTATGCAAGAGACGAGTCAAACAATTACCAGTGTAAAAAATAAAAAACGAAGAAAAATGATTAGTAAATGTACTCACATCGTCCTTCATATTTTGGGCATCATGCATATTCATTCTGATATAACCTGGATCTTTGCTAAAGATCAAAAAAGACACCAAATCAGATAATAGATGCCAAAGTTGCTTCAAATGAATTTTGCAATATTACTACAGATGTCTATTTGTACAACTCAGTTTATTTTACCAACTTCTCCAATTCTGCAAGGAAAACACTATACACAATGGATCAGGTAACAATTAAAAAGGTCGCTAATAACTTTTGAACCCTAAGGAAACAGACATTAGCCAAAAAATAAAATTGGGGATATCATTTATCTAACAAGTACTGTTACAGAAAAAGATGCATACCCTTTTTTATTTTTAGAGTACCCTATTTTCAAAGGCGAAGATTATAGCATCAATCTCTAACAAAGTTGCATGAAGtgattaattaaatattatatatgtgtgtgtgtgtgtttgtttCCTCCATCCATCCCTTTTTAGTTGTCACTTTAAAAAAATTGTCCCTAAAAAGGTTATCTCACTCTGATTCCAATACATTTTTGTACAAGTCTTTCCATGTATACCCCTACAATCCTAATTCCAATGTTTGACTTTACAATTAATACACACACACCTAACTTACAATTTAATGCAATAATTAGGGGCATACATGGAAACGAGGCATATAATTCAATTTTCCTTAATATGTGTGTTTTTTCCAAATGTGACAAATAAAAAGGGTCAGAGGGAGTATTATAGCTACAAAATTGTGACTTGTATTTTAACTATAATAATTATAAAAGTGTACTGATAGTGTACTGTTTATGATAATTTAGTACAGTAAGTTTCAACTAAAAGTATACTACAATTCGAAATGGTGTATGTCTACTAGATGATCCACTGCTTGCATGCATTTGCATTTTTCAATCCAGTGTTCTTAATAATATAATTGCACTACATTTCTTAAAGACATTGTCACATCAAAGTAAGCATCAGATGCATCATGTGCACTTCTAGAAGTAATCGTAACAGGCTAACAATGCAAACCACAATAGTATAATTGGCAGTCATGATAAGCTAAAACGGTGACAACTACTGTTTTACGTATTGATCTTGATTTCTTTATAACAAATGTTCAGGTCTAATTCTATTAAAAGTAAAAATCAAACAAAAAATGCAAGCCTCTAATAATCACATATATTAGCATGAAGCACAAATCATATAGAACTTTCCATACTTCTCTAGAGGAGGTACCTGCTACACCTATAGAAAAAAATTAAACCAGAACTTGCTAAGAACACACCCAACCATGCAAGTAGGCCAATGCCCGCGGTCAATTTTGGTAGATTTGTAGCTGCACCCGAAATGGAAGATGATATGAGATTTAGTGTCCACACAAAATAGATTCCCCGTGACAGTTTATAAATTAAACAAATAAGGAAAATCCCTTAAGATTAATTTATACCATATTAAAGGAGCATAATGCACACCTGTTATGACTGAATGAACATACATTACAAGTAGCACGAATATCATACACCAAAGTACTGGCGCAAGTCCTAATTTAGAAAGTTGTCCAAGGCGAGTGTTTCCATCCCAACGTTTATCAAACAACCTCCTTGCATTGCCCTGcataatcaattatttaattcaCATTGAAGAGTGGGATGATAATAGGAAGACAGATATCAACAATTGGAAGGAATTATTAAGAGGACATAGAGTGCTAATTATCCACGAATCACAAGATTGTAAATGAATGAATAATGCTTGCATGTACTGAAAAGGAAAGGGTGCAGGGGATAGTGGGATAGTAGGAGTTCGCTGAGTAGAACACATAAATCGTCTATCATTTTGTATAGACATATAAGAACATCTGAACAAAATCATCAAACAAAACCAAATTAAAATACATTACAATTAATATCTAATCTAGTCCAAAAAGGTTGGAGAACATAAGTTACATAACACAATTCACTTATTTCTAGAAGCTAATTCACTTGCAAGTTTAGGCAAGTAAGCAAGCAATAAGAAACAGTAGACAAACATACTATTCAATGCTTTTAAATTCTCCATTAAAAAAACAATGCCTTTTTCTATTGAAACCCTTGTTCTGTGCCAACAAAACAAAATCACTAATCTCATGATGAAATAAGTTAATTTCAATTCACTTGCATGTATAATAAAGACAAACCAGCATTCCAAAAGAGGATTTGTTCGAGATGCGAGAATCCTCCCCCACCCCCCCTAAAATACTAAATTAATCTATCCCCTCTCCCCAAAGTATAAGATAGAAACCAGCATCACAAGAACTCTGCATCCCCCCCCCCCCAGGGTTCTCATATGATTGCAGGAAATAAGGAATACCTACAAGGAAAAAGGCAACTTGCTTGTGATTCTTATCAGAAGCAAGCTGTGCTGGTGTAAGGCCAGTGTTATCAGTCACAACCAAATCCTCCTTCTTTCCAGCCTGCACTAATACCATGCACGCCTCAAGGTTCCCTCTAATAGCAGCCCAATGAAGGGGCGTACAGCCTAAATTCATGATATGGATTAAAAATTTTGTAAGATACAACAAATTTATGGTTTACAACAGATCATTAGCTTACTTAAATAACCAATTTGGCTATAAAGACATGCAATATAAATCAATTACAGATACGAAGGCAGAGCTTTAACATTTACCCTCTTTGTCCTGGCGTCCCCTATATGCGTCCAAAAATAGAAGAAGGCGTATACTATCAGCAAACCCTTTATATGCAGCCCTACATTTTTTTCAGAAATTGATAATTATCATTGTTAAGCATTACAATTTACATGAGGTTACTCAAAGGAAAACATGTATGTAATTTCTACCGGTATTGAAGAGAAATTGTGAAAATAATCCAGAGCAGATATTGCTCTTTCCACCTAACTAAATAAATTAAATCTCTAATGAACAGACTAATGATTTATTCTACAGGTAAGATTTGGTTCAGAGTAACTTCACACCACCAAGTTTATCAATAAATGCAGGGTTGAGCTTATATATACCAATGTAATGGGCTTCTGCCATCATTATCTGGAACATCAGGATCCGCATTCCACTTCGTAACAATGTGATAGAGGAATGCTGTTTGACCGTACTGTGCTGCAACATGCGTTGCCTGCAATAAAGACACAGTGCTAACCAGTAGTCAGGTAGACATAATTATTTCCAAAATCTATGCATTATAATATTCAGTAATCCAGAGCAAACAAACACCAGTTACGTGTAGAAAAGAAGGATTACACTGTTTATGCTTATCAAAACAGAAAACATTCCAAATACGTCAATAAGTATTTCTTTTATACCCCTTAATATATTAGAAATGTCATTTACATGGGACGGGAAGTAACACTTTtaatctatactattatattaaagacaaAACATTGAAAGTTTTGGTACGGTACCTGTTTTTTGGTACACGCTGAATTTACCTAATTGCCCttatatatttttcataaaagtaattattatttataacTAACAGATTACCTTTCCCAATCACAATAACAATAACCTTTTCCAACTAGAATATGTTACATTTTCTATTTATCCCAATTAAAACAccaattttttcaaaaatatcatGAGCAAAtctatttaataaaatagaatatAATAATACTGTGATTATTAATAGCTAACAAATTATCCTTTTCAGTTAAAACACGTTAACTTTTCTATTTTCTCTTATCAAGTTGCCattcttttccaaaaataacaTCGGCAATgctatttaataaattaatctaTAGTATATATAATCCTGCTGCCTGATTATGACATCATAAGTCTGGAGGGTTTTAACCTAGATGAAAAGACACACCTTGGAGATTTAACCTAAATGAAAAGACACATCTTACTGAAATAAATTTGCCCAAATATGATGGGCAAATATGATGACTTGCCTGTGCGGTTTAACCAAACACAACTCACTTTAAATCTAAAAATCTTTTAATATGATGACTTGTGTGTGGGGTTTTCCCGGACAAACTCACTTAAAATCTTTTAACCTGAGGGGTATACATACATGTAAAAGCAAATATACACGCACAACCTAAACGTTACAACTACACTTACATCTAAAAACATTAAACTTAACATGTCCATCTTAAAAGAAGACAAACAAAACTGTTTAAATAGACACAACTGCACCACACAATGCACACCTATACACAAAAGGCAAAGGCACCTACTgcatatgtgtgtgtgtgtgtgcagtAGGTGTGAGGAACTCACAATATGAGTAACCTTGAAAAAGCTAAAGATGAAAGCATGTTAATGGCGATATTTCTCTTTTCTTTGCAAAAAGAGCTTGAACATACAAGGAAAGAACTCCCACAACTAAAAGAACAAAAAATGGAAAAGTTGCAGCGCAGCTAAGGCAGAGGTTGACGAAGATGTTAAACATGTTGAAATTAATGCAGCAACAAAATATGAAAAACAAAAATGATGATTAGTCATGATCACAAAGTAGAGTTTCAGAATAAGCAATATGCAACGTTCGGAAATCCACAAACTGTAGCCAAAACTCATGTGGTGCCCAGGGCCGTGCCTTAGGGTGTGCGAGTGGTTCAACGTAACACGGCCCTCAAATTTTGAGGGGCACATTTATACATACATGTGCATATTAAAATTTGTCTAAAAAAATAAAAGTAAGCATACATTTGTTTTTGCAATAAAAGTAATGTACAAATAAAAGAAAGGTCGAATATATAGTAAAtgtaaaaaattataaattattatattgagaaaaaattataagatattatttatgaaatattaatttttttgatAAGTAATTTATACTATtgattttaaataataaaatacaaCGGCGAGCAATAATTTTCATTTATGTCATTTTTAAATCATTCTTTTTAGGTGATTAGTtcaatttaaattatatatattaaatgtttatatatttattgaaaaacttaaatttaaaaattaaattaattaatttatgtTCATATACAAATTTAAATAAGTTAACTATTTATGTACGtgtaatattctttattttttaatttttagtttaataaaattatgttaaaaatataattttaaaatatttttattatttatatttactTCAAAACTTTCTAGTTGGGGCACATTTCTTGCACAGGGTACGTAAAATCTCAGGCACCGTGCCCTGGTGGTGCCACAAGGGGACGCGGTGCTTGAGAGACCCTTCTTTAAGGATCATGAAAAACAAGTCATTGACACCGCTATTTGGTTTTCTTTTTGCAAGAAAAAAAGGAAGCACTGACGCAGCAGGTGCAACAGTTGGTGCAACTGACGCAGCAGGTGCAACAGTTGGTGCAACTGACGCAGCAGGTGCAACAGCTGGTGCAACAACTGAGGCTCTTGATCAATTTCATTATCAGTTTAGATCTCTGATAATCGTCAAATTGTATAATAAATATGTGTGTCCAAGTTAATGATCATTTTTATATCAAACACTCCATAATGTCAAGAAAAAGTCCCACTGAATTTTCAAGATTTAgcagttatatatttatatataagttACGAGTCGTTAATAAAACTCAGAACACCAGTTTTGTACGAAGTTCAATATGCTCAAGTAATTTTTTTCCCAGGAGTGAGAAGTCGCAGTTGGGACACGACAAGACCATACTAATATTCAACCAAATTTTGGACTTCAGATAAAATTAAAATGACAATATATGGAAAACAAAAGCATAGTACACACTGTATCAAAAGGCATTATCAATTCAATTCAAtgatttaatattaaaaatattcaattcaaattaaattaataaaacaaaaaatatttaaaaagaaTATGTGCCAGGAACGGGTTTTAACCTACTATATTATTATTGATGTAATATGGAAAGTTACtgtgaatattattattaacgaAACAGGGTTTGTATCCTTTTATTAGTTACCTTTATTATTGATTAAGTGTTTCCAATAAACGGCCATTATATTGTAAGCAAATCAAGGcttatgctgaataagaaaagaATTTGTGATAGACAAAACCACATCAACAATGATGAGTTTGTGTAAGCGACTGTCTCAAACCAACAACGGTAACTTACAACAAGATTTGACAATCGTCTCGTTTCTTAATTGGAAAGAACGATGACGATTTACAATATGAACTGACGGCGGCCTTCAACCCATTGATTATTTCCTGACTAGAAGCAACGACAGCCAGATGATCGTTTTTCAATTGGAAATGATAACACGAATGACGACTGTTTCCCGATTGGAACGACAACTgttttctagattttttttaaaaaaattcttatTATATTGCAAACTCTCGGTACTTACTGTTTGAGTATCGTGAGTATGAGGGGATgctaaaataattattattaatgtAATACGGAAAGTTACCGTGATTATTATTATTAGCGAAATAGAGATTGTTTCCTTATCATATTGGTTACCTTTATTATTGATTAGGTATTGGctacaaaaactaaacagatcAAGGCTTATACCTTCATGATTGAATAAAAAAAGAATTTGCGACTATATTATCAAACAAAATATGCATGATATCTTAACATGATAATTAAGTTTCTAAATACAACATTACTTATTTATTCACAATGTCAGTCACTTAATTTGCATCTTGATGGAAAAACATATATCGTATtcattattattttattttatttttcatagTCCAGGGTCAAACCACTAAAGTGCCGCTAAAGCTGAACACATATTTAAATGTCATTCATTGCACACAATTATAGCAGACTAATACTATATTAGCAACTTAATATCTTGTGATCCTAAGACAGTAAAAGAGGCTACGTAATCTCTTAAAACTCGAGCATCAAAAATACCAACCTGATATCCATTCATATCAGTAGCATTAACACGAGCACCTTCTTGTAGCAAAAGCTCCGCAACCTGAACAGAACCTCTCACCGAACTCCAGTGCAACGCTGTTTGGCCAGTATGATCCGCAACATTTACATCTCCCCCGTGCTGCCAAACATCAACATTTATCAATAATCAATCCTTACAACTAGTAACTAACTTCTCAAAACTTAAGATGAAAATGCCCTTAATACATACTTCCTTCAGTTGCACAAGTACACAGTGTATATTTTAATGACATAACTGTAATTATTTGATCAAGTTCTGCAATTACTAAAGTACCCCTAACATAGCATTTCAACTAAAAATCAATCATCAATATATACTTATAGCGGTGAGGTGAAGACGAGGGCGGTGAGGTGTCCTCTCTTAAATCGTATcattctatttttctaattttcaCGATTTTTTGTCCTAATAAATATCTAAAACTACAGTTACCTTATATTCTCTTAAATATATAATCATCATTCATAATATTCTCCTAAAGGTTCTACAACATCTTCCATTTAAGGTTTCTACAACATCTTCcattaaaatttttgaaatcaacttGCCATAATAATATTTTCTATTACAAAGACAAGTATCTATAAATACTTATTATCATTCGTAATATTCTCCTAAAGTTTCTACAATATATTCCATTAAGATTTTTAAAATTGGCCATCATACTATTCTCCTGAAACTTCTCTTTTCTCTTTAAATCAACTTACATATTGATATTCTCATAAATTTCATTTTAATATCATTTCTCCCCTTTCTCCTAAAATCAACTTCCTATTTTATATTTTCCTAAATATTTACTTTAATCTTTAGCATATGAAATATTACAAAGACAAGTATCATGTTTTTTTAAATCGTTATATCATTCTATTATATTTATGCTTATTTATGCAAAGGAGAAGACGAGGGTGGTGAGGTGGCGATGGCGCCTCTcatataaattttgtaatttactaaattttttatattattgaatagaaaaaatattacaatgattattgactaataaataatataattttatgatattagATTTATGAATAATGCGAGAATGGCTAATTTTTTAAACTTctaaatttattatatttatttattattcattattaCATAAAGTACTATGCAACAAATTCAATGACAGTAAAAATATGCAATTACCAGAGTACCCCTAACTTAGATGAGTACCTATTTACTACTCCCTTTGTCCCATTCAATTTTATACATTACTTTTTGGCACGCTGTTCAATACTTATTTAAAACATAACTCcacaatattttaaaaaaaaaaattcctgatattcaaaaaaaaaattaaaaaaaaacattatgaaactatactttcATAATACTTTATAGAAGTCTAGAAATCGTGCAAATAGTGAACGTATATTATTCCATGGGACGGAGGTTGTAGCAAGTTTCAAATAAAAACTAATAATTCAATGACAATAAAATTCGAAGTAAAGCTAATTTTAGTAAGTAAAAGAAGAGGACCTCTATAATGTATTGAGCAGCAACGGGCCGGTTATTAAGAGAAGCCCACTGCAAAGCatagtagcccagcccatcaggTTGAGAAACAGAGCAGCCATCAATTTCAACTAATCTCTGTAGCTTCTCCATATCACCATACGCCGCCGCCGTGTAAACGTCGTTTCTCAACTTATCGTCCTCGATTACTGTGCCATTTGTTGAACTGGATGTAGCCTCGGTGGTGGTCGGCGGCGAGGAGTCTATGTCGTCGACGACCTCGATCTCCGATGACATTTTGGTAAACTAAATGAATTAAGTTTGAGGTTTTTGTGGGAGAGATCGTGGGAGAGATGAGATGAGATGAGTCCGTGTTGACTCGGTTGGGTTGAGAGATCGGAATACAACGTAACTAAAATACGGTCAAAGCCAAACAGCCACAGGCACTCACAGGCGTACTAATTTCGACTACTCCTCCCGTCCCAAAATGATCTTCCCGTTTTGATTTTTAGTattttgttggattcgtatttatgagtattttaatacaataaaatttttatatttaatactaatatgaaattaaagatattacaatcaaaagtgtgcattggcaaacgtgtccaacacaaatgGGAATCGTTTTTAGGGACGGAGAGAGTATTATTTTGTGACTAATTATATTATTGGCCCCAACCTAATCAAGTGGTAAATagtttatttttataatatatatatttatttattttaattttaatttatttatctTTTAACTATAATGGccaattaatttttttattctaTCTTAAGAGATTAAAAAAGTTAATAAcaaaattttttattttcttaaaaattttAGTTTTTTCTACTAAAAACTTCATTTAACAATTTTTATAGTTGTTATAATCTTATAGAAGGCATATATATTCTCAACAGTTGATTTTACtaaatttgatatttttttcattttcctTTTAATTCGTACATATGTGCATTTCTTTTGTATATGTCCACTTAATAAGTGTACTCCTTTTTTTATGAACAGCAGTTACGTAGACATGTCTCATATAAAGTAAATATAAGAAATATAGTAAAGACCGAAGAGGTTGATAATAGTAActtatttgaattattatatctATACTAcaatatattataataaccggaCTGTGGTATAATTTAGTATGCCTTTTTTTTGGTTGGTATGCCTTTTTTTGGTTAGTTTGGTTATCAACATTTATGACCGTCAGATCTTTTATATTAAGTGATCAGGACCGTTAGATTCAAATATTAAAAGAGTATACACTACTCAAGCTCCCGGGTTCGAATCtcgccaacaacaaatatttatattattatttataaactaTTAAAATTCCCAGGTTCGAACCTCACCAACATCAAATATTTATATTGTTATTTATATACTACCCAAGATTCAGGTTTGAATTTTgccaacaacaaacatttatattataatttataaatattcttATAACGTAATGATCCGAaaagaaatttattataaatataaagaAATTTGTTATAGTCTTATTGAAGGCATATATATTCTCAACATTTGAGTTTACtaaatttgatatttttttcattttcctTTTAATTCGTACAGATGTACAATTCGTTTGTATATCCCCACTTAATAAGTGTACTCTTTTTTTATGAACAGCAACTACGTAGACATGTCTCCTACAAAGTAAATATAAGAAATATAGTAAAGACCGAAGAGGTTGATAATAGTAActtatttgaattattatatattaattaataacattAATTAATAACATGCGAAATAAATGGAGGATTTCTGCTAAGACTTATTAGTAGAGTTTTGACTTATGATCGGAGTGTACAAGTGTTAGTAGTTATGTAGGATATGTAATATTACATTTAATTTAACGGAATTAACGTGTTCCTaaattaattatatgtatatttttatttttttggaaAGTGTTAATAATCTTTTTTGGGAGGTGTAAACCAACCAACCAAATTATCATATGTTTTGCTTATAATATTATAGTATAGATAGATGGATTTGTCTAGAGTCCGAGGGGCCAATATGAGCTCTCCGCCAATATTTTAGCGAAACTCTATCAATCACCAACTCTTAGCATATACTCATGTGCACACGGCAGAAAAACCGTTATATTATTCAACAAgttgatatttttttttaaaaggtTACCCCTCAACAAGTATATTGTCAACACTCATTAAAAGAGCGCATTTTTTGAAAAATTGACCATATTTCTAAATTTATAAAGGGGTGGCCGTAACTTTCATCCCGCATTTTAAAAAACGTGTTTGTCGTTAATTATAGGATAACGTCTCTAAAGAAATAAGGGTATTTTTTCTGTAATTCTGTAAGAAGATAAAAATTTAATTATAGAAAATTTACTAAAAAattgttcttggtgttcttgaagatcAAATCAAATTCGAAGGTGACGTGTATCTCATTTTTTGGTATTCGAGTAACCAAAAACATGCGAATTTCAATCATCTATCTAATTCAATCATCAAAACCAGTACAAGTATGATAAATTTGTAATTTCAATTCTATGATTTATCATCGATTGGGGGCTTTCGATTTCAGTTATATTTTGCTGAAGTTGATTACATTGAATTATAGATCATTTAAATTCGAGTATATACATGTAAATATGATTTATGTTTGATTCCGTTTTTAGTTCACCGGAAAAATGAGTTGTCGGTTCGTTCTTTCTATTTTCCGGACAAATTACCTTGTGTTTGTTGACATTAACTAATTCCATATGTTTGTATTATTGTGTAGATGagatattttatattatatttgtcAAAGTTTTAGATTGATTTTGTGTTGGCCGATTTTGACTTGCCCGATTGTGTTCGGGAATCGAACGAAAATGGTGAAACAGTCATCGGCGATTGTTGTCGATATTCATTACAAATTGTTAGAAATTTTTGGATGGTGTAGGGCTGATTTGGCTCCGTTACGAGTATCACCGGAGTCCGGGATGAAACGCCGGAATTTGGAGCTTTTCCGGAAACCGGTCGGTGGTTGGTGTTGGTTGGTGTTTATACCACGATCCGACTTCGTTAGAGTTTTTGGGCTGAATTTAACGGCAGACACGTTTTTGAAATGCGGGATAGAAGTTCAGCCACCATTCTGTAAATTTGGGAATATGGACAATTTTTTGAAAATGCGTGTATATCGTAGTCACACCCCCTCTAATTTACTCCTTATTGGCCACATGGTTCTTAACTATGTACAAGGCAATTTCCTAAATACGATTAATCACTATGTATTCTTCCTAATCGATATATTGTAAAcaaattattatatttaaaataaaatttcaattAAACTTAAATAGTTATAAATTATATAACATTATAGCATAGATTGGCTTTCGC is a genomic window containing:
- the LOC141713626 gene encoding protein S-acyltransferase 24-like; the protein is MSSEIEVVDDIDSSPPTTTEATSSSTNGTVIEDDKLRNDVYTAAAYGDMEKLQRLVEIDGCSVSQPDGLGYYALQWASLNNRPVAAQYIIEHGGDVNVADHTGQTALHWSSVRGSVQVAELLLQEGARVNATDMNGYQATHVAAQYGQTAFLYHIVTKWNADPDVPDNDGRSPLHWAAYKGFADSIRLLLFLDAYRGRQDKEGCTPLHWAAIRGNLEACMVLVQAGKKEDLVVTDNTGLTPAQLASDKNHKQVAFFLGNARRLFDKRWDGNTRLGQLSKLGLAPVLWCMIFVLLVMYVHSVITATNLPKLTAGIGLLAWLGVFLASSGLIFFYRCSSKDPGYIRMNMHDAQNMKDDEPLIKIEIGNPALLAGNWSLLCPTCKIVRPLRAKHCSTCDRCVEQFDHHCPWVSNCVGKKNKWDFIVFLVVENLALLITGGIALSRLLTDPLAPAAFVPWVKHAYEQHIGAVAFLFWDSFLFPGVAILTVVQVSQISRNITTNELANVMRYNYLRGPGGRFKNPYDHGCKKNCSDFLINGYNEDTEYNEESSRSEGIHMMHMTRNLNIQNGQGTQSEQPNGNSHVAVDVNASANSRHGHVHSSHCSHNEKNINSSVPLGLGLGLGRNSARSVAAS